One window of the Fusobacterium sp. SYSU M8D902 genome contains the following:
- a CDS encoding prepilin peptidase, with protein MDRVLIIIILFIIMYIDIKKMYIPNGVNLILMGLALYNKGSSFFSIENSLLGMGVYTLPLLLIYGYGSDLMKKEIFGFGDIKLLLSIGYILGYSDFYELYIYYMISFGLASVVGLVLYTFKRDRNRELPFSPYLIISFFYLWVVRI; from the coding sequence ATGGATAGAGTATTAATAATAATCATACTTTTTATAATTATGTATATAGATATTAAGAAAATGTATATTCCAAATGGAGTTAATTTAATTTTAATGGGATTAGCACTATATAACAAAGGGAGTAGTTTTTTCTCAATAGAAAATAGTCTGCTTGGAATGGGAGTTTATACACTTCCACTTCTATTAATATATGGATACGGATCAGATTTGATGAAAAAAGAGATATTTGGCTTTGGAGATATAAAGCTCTTGCTAAGCATAGGCTATATTTTAGGGTATAGTGATTTTTATGAGTTATACATATATTATATGATCTCCTTTGGATTAGCTTCTGTTGTCGGATTAGTTTTATATACATTCAAAAGAGATAGGAATAGAGAGCTACCATTCTCCCCATATCTCATTATAAGTTTTTTTTATTTGTGGGTGGTTAGAATATGA
- a CDS encoding type II secretion system protein, whose amino-acid sequence MKSKNSGMTFLEVVISLGLLSIFSVLIFPTLKLSNNLNRKISERSLVERDVIRMLNIMERSIEKANTIKELYSGKNYVKNGVAIVQDNRIISFNITEEFLSKNSDEGNVIFLEIPRSNGARIENTILLFQFIENRLIVTQGEIVNGVVKISNSDTLYENIEGRFKRKKRGVAIEYNIESKSLKEREEIKGYGNFNIF is encoded by the coding sequence ATGAAATCAAAGAATAGTGGAATGACATTTTTAGAGGTAGTAATATCTCTAGGATTATTATCAATTTTTTCTGTACTTATCTTTCCCACATTAAAGCTTTCTAATAATCTAAATAGAAAAATAAGTGAAAGAAGTCTAGTAGAGAGAGATGTAATTAGAATGTTAAATATTATGGAGAGAAGTATTGAGAAGGCAAATACAATAAAAGAGTTATATTCTGGTAAGAATTATGTAAAAAATGGTGTTGCTATAGTGCAAGATAATCGGATAATCTCCTTTAATATAACAGAGGAGTTTTTGTCGAAAAATTCAGACGAGGGTAATGTAATTTTTTTAGAGATACCTAGAAGTAATGGAGCTAGGATTGAGAATACAATATTACTTTTTCAATTTATAGAAAATCGTTTGATAGTAACACAGGGAGAGATAGTGAATGGAGTAGTTAAAATATCTAATTCAGATACCCTTTATGAAAATATTGAAGGAAGATTTAAGAGGAAGAAGAGGGGAGTAGCAATAGAGTATAACATAGAGAGTAAGAGTTTAAAGGAGAGAGAAGAGATAAAGGGATATGGGAATTTTAATATATTCTAA